The proteins below come from a single Deltaproteobacteria bacterium PRO3 genomic window:
- a CDS encoding prepilin-type N-terminal cleavage/methylation domain-containing protein, which yields MKSQLGQKGFTLLEVMIAMSILAAMALGMFVAAQQTLNSKASTEDRDDANHSVVQALNRISEDLDMAIMVKSKDLLGLTFDGEYAFEGGESRLDFVSFSHQRFIADAKESDLAEVSYYLVPMPDEAGRNMLMRREATKIDKNLQEGGTAFPLLENVESLSFEYLDPKSGEFKKTWDSKSIDFNNQLPQAVKITIEAFLPEEEQKTVFATIAPIRMTKPISF from the coding sequence ATGAAGTCGCAATTGGGACAAAAAGGGTTCACACTCCTCGAAGTCATGATCGCCATGTCCATCCTGGCGGCGATGGCCCTGGGCATGTTCGTGGCCGCCCAGCAGACCCTCAACAGCAAGGCCAGCACCGAGGACCGCGACGACGCCAACCACTCGGTGGTGCAGGCCCTCAACCGCATTTCCGAGGACCTCGACATGGCGATCATGGTGAAGAGCAAGGACCTGCTGGGGCTCACCTTCGACGGGGAATACGCCTTCGAGGGCGGGGAGTCGCGCCTGGATTTCGTCAGCTTCTCGCACCAGCGCTTCATCGCCGATGCCAAGGAGAGCGATCTGGCCGAGGTGAGCTACTACCTCGTGCCCATGCCCGACGAGGCGGGGCGGAACATGCTGATGCGGCGCGAGGCGACCAAGATCGACAAAAATCTCCAGGAGGGCGGCACCGCCTTTCCCCTGCTGGAGAACGTCGAGAGCCTGAGTTTCGAGTATCTCGATCCCAAGTCGGGCGAGTTCAAGAAGACCTGGGACTCGAAGTCCATCGATTTCAACAACCAGCTGCCGCAGGCCGTCAAGATCACCATCGAGGCCTTCCTCCCGGAGGAAGAGCAAAAGACCGTCTTCGCGACGATCGCCCCGATCCGGATGACGAAGCCGATTTCTTTCTAA
- the gspG gene encoding type II secretion system protein GspG yields MSFRGVAKVLRSQAGMTLIEIMVVVAIIGSIAALVTVNVLNYLDESKVETTKIQMKNVEGALDQYKRRHGSYPTTEQGLSALVEKPTVGKVPDNYPPDGYLKAVPKDGWGNDFIYASPGTAGHKIEIISYGGDGQEGGEGFDADITNYEVKEEAKTE; encoded by the coding sequence ATGTCTTTCAGGGGTGTCGCCAAAGTCCTTCGCAGCCAGGCCGGTATGACCCTCATCGAAATCATGGTCGTCGTCGCCATCATCGGTTCGATCGCGGCCCTGGTCACGGTGAACGTCTTGAATTATCTGGACGAGTCCAAGGTCGAGACCACCAAGATCCAAATGAAGAACGTCGAGGGCGCCCTCGACCAATACAAGCGCCGCCACGGCTCCTACCCCACCACCGAGCAGGGCCTCTCCGCCCTGGTCGAGAAGCCCACGGTAGGCAAGGTTCCCGACAACTATCCCCCCGACGGCTACCTGAAGGCCGTGCCCAAGGACGGCTGGGGCAACGATTTCATCTACGCCTCGCCGGGGACGGCCGGGCACAAGATCGAGATCATCTCCTACGGCGGCGACGGGCAGGAGGGCGGCGAAGGCTTCGACGCCGACATCACCAATTACGAGGTCAAGGAAGAGGCAAAGACGGAGTAG
- a CDS encoding type II secretion system protein yields the protein MSPRGKAFFLRGWGMRLQRSDARGFTLIEIMIVVLIIALMMGMGVAILFPGNEAKLREQSAKLAGTIKFLYNEAAVKNKYYRLVFDLDQQSYAVESSTEPFLVRMIEEDPKKNAAKDEAPAEGEPGATPAAGFTGEEGMLVQTTKLPAGIKFKDVFVMHHKERQERGKVEAYFFPNGFVEPLVVNLTDEDEQSFYSLQVNPLTGRSKIRSEYYEAKPEELVPQPQEGSS from the coding sequence ATGAGCCCCCGCGGCAAGGCCTTTTTTTTGAGGGGCTGGGGAATGCGTCTTCAAAGGTCCGACGCCCGGGGTTTCACCCTGATCGAGATCATGATCGTCGTGCTCATCATCGCCTTGATGATGGGCATGGGCGTGGCCATCCTCTTTCCCGGCAACGAGGCCAAGCTCCGAGAGCAATCCGCCAAGCTGGCAGGCACGATCAAATTCCTCTACAACGAGGCCGCCGTCAAAAATAAATACTACCGCCTGGTCTTTGACCTCGACCAGCAGAGCTACGCCGTCGAATCCAGCACCGAGCCCTTCCTGGTCCGCATGATCGAGGAAGATCCCAAAAAGAACGCCGCCAAGGACGAGGCCCCCGCCGAGGGCGAACCGGGCGCCACGCCCGCCGCGGGTTTCACCGGCGAGGAGGGCATGCTGGTCCAGACGACCAAGCTGCCGGCGGGGATCAAGTTCAAGGACGTCTTCGTCATGCACCACAAAGAGCGGCAGGAGAGGGGCAAAGTCGAGGCCTATTTCTTCCCCAACGGCTTCGTCGAGCCCCTGGTCGTCAACTTGACCGACGAAGACGAGCAGAGCTTTTATTCCCTGCAGGTGAATCCCCTGACCGGTCGGTCCAAGATCCGCAGCGAGTACTACGAGGCCAAACCGGAAGAGCTCGTTCCGCAGCCGCAGGAGGGCTCGTCATGA
- a CDS encoding prepilin-type N-terminal cleavage/methylation domain-containing protein → MRRRTAGSAGFTLIEIMISLSILSISLLSIYAAQGNSLRASGRAENIQTASMLARQKMTEKMIELQKDLDKGKFPDEQINDQGEFEPPFERFRWEFAVRKVEIPVVQAPGQEGGDASGGGPATSDGKEPGAANQAPQAATENLAKMVTKKISESVREITTKVIWQELEEDQTLVVTTHIAKLQ, encoded by the coding sequence ATGAGGCGCAGGACCGCCGGCTCCGCGGGCTTCACGCTGATCGAGATCATGATCTCGCTCTCCATCCTCTCCATTTCGCTGCTCAGCATCTACGCTGCCCAGGGCAACTCGCTGCGCGCCAGCGGTCGCGCCGAGAACATCCAAACCGCCTCGATGCTGGCGCGGCAGAAGATGACCGAAAAGATGATCGAACTGCAGAAGGACCTCGATAAGGGCAAGTTTCCCGACGAGCAGATCAACGACCAGGGCGAATTCGAACCGCCTTTCGAGCGCTTCCGCTGGGAATTCGCCGTGCGCAAGGTCGAGATTCCGGTGGTGCAGGCCCCCGGCCAGGAAGGAGGGGATGCCTCCGGCGGCGGGCCCGCCACCAGCGATGGGAAAGAGCCCGGCGCCGCCAACCAGGCTCCGCAGGCGGCGACGGAAAATTTGGCCAAGATGGTCACTAAAAAAATCAGCGAATCGGTGCGCGAGATCACCACCAAGGTCATCTGGCAGGAGCTGGAGGAGGACCAAACCCTGGTGGTGACGACGCACATCGCAAAACTGCAATGA